The Coffea arabica cultivar ET-39 chromosome 8e, Coffea Arabica ET-39 HiFi, whole genome shotgun sequence genome window below encodes:
- the LOC113703834 gene encoding putative F-box protein At1g67623, translated as MANAENLQTMASISSLPRELVSEVLALVAASSSTDLFRAKLCCKVLSEVSEENYIYQRVSLDNFAIVPWRKNHKVSMFLKKCRRSKNPEALYRKGVVDYFRGKNLESALECLNEAAKSGHDEAAYALGIIFLFGGNELKRKGMTLLSAMKKSRIQKRRVKDCRDNLRRILKMIWVKNSLVLSQRPVCCAMQHKRKRGWLVDDIDEEESTCEGCACDEEIAPICDALPQFLV; from the exons ATGGCCAACGCAGAAAATTTGCAGACAATGGCCTCCATCTCCTCCCTTCCGAGAGAGCTGGTATCCGAAGTTCTTGCACTTGTCGCAGCTTCTTCATCCACTGATCTTTTCCGGGCAAAACTATG TTGTAAGGTGCTTTCTGAAGTTTCGgaagaaaactatatttaccaaCGTGTGTCCCTCGACAACTTTGCAATCGTTCCATGGCGTAAAAATCATAAAGTTTCCATGTTCTTGAAGAAGTGTAGACGAAGCAAAAATCCTGAAGCCTTGTATCGGAAAGGAGTG GTTGATTATTTTAGAGGTAAGAATCTGGAATCGGCATTGGAATGCCTAAACGAAGCTGCGAAATCAGGCCATGACGAAGCTGCCTATGCCTTGGGAATAATTTTCCTCTTTGGTGGGAACGAATTAAAGCGGAAAGGTATGACTCTGCTTAGCGCCATgaagaaatcaagaattcaGAAACGGAGAGTGAAAGATTGCCGTGACAATTTGCGAAGGATTCTGAAGATGATTTGGGTAAAAAATTCATTGGTTCTGAGCCAAAGGCCCGTTTGTTGTGCCATGCAACATAAGAGAAAAAGAGGTTGGCTTGTGGATGACATTGATGAAGAGGAGAGTACATGTGAAGGCTGCGCTTGTGACGAAGAAATTGCACCAATTTGTGATGCCTTACCTCAATTTCTTGTCTAA
- the LOC113702953 gene encoding ABC transporter B family member 10-like, with the protein MSNEQQGSFSGNEDSKEEMKNEDQERKKPRKIPLIKLFKFADAYDYFLMFVGAIGACVHGASVPVFFIFFGKMIDIIGLAYLFPAEASHKVGKYSLDFVYLSVVILFSSWTEVACWMHTGERQAAKMRMAYLRAMLNQDISLFDTEASTGEVISAITSDIIVVQDAISEKVGNFMHYISRFFAGFAIGFIRVWQISLVTLSIVPLIALAGGVYAYVATGLIARVRKSYVKAGEIAEEVIANVRTVQAFAGEDKAVKSYRGALLNTYTYGRKAGLAKGLGLGTLHCVLFLSWSLLVWFTSIVVHKNIANGGDSFTTMLNVVIAGLSLGQAAPDITAFIRAKSAAYPIFEMIERNTVTNTSSKNGRKLDKVDGHIQFKDVSFSYPSRPDVLIFDKLCLDIPSGKIVALVGGSGSGKSTVVSLIERFYDPLSGQILLDGSDIKDLDLKWLRKQIGLVNQEPALFATTIRENILYGKGDATLEEITRAVKLSEAMTFINNLPDRLETQVGERGVQLSGGQKQRIAISRAIVKNPSVLLLDEATSALDAESEKSVQEALDRVMVGRTTVVVAHRLSTIRNADIIAVVQNSRIVETGSHEELISKPNGAYASLVQLQEASSLLRLPSHGAHLGRPLSIRYSREGSIRYSRELSRTTTRSLGASFRSDKSISCIGADVPDIVESRHISSGRLYSMVKPDWIYGFVGTVCAFICGAQMPLFALGVTQALVSYYMDWDTTRHEVKKIAFLFCGGAVITVIFHSITHLCFGIMGERLTLRVREKMFSAILRNEIGWFDDMDNTSSMLASRLESDATLLRTVVVDRSTILLQNVGLAVTAFIIAFILNWRLTLVVMATYPLIVSGHISEKLFMKGYGGDLNKAYLKANMLAGEAVSNIRTVAAFCSEEKVIDLYGHELVEPSRRSFRRGQIAGILYGVSQFFIFSSYALALWYGSELMGKGLASFKSVMKSFMVLIVTALAMGEILAMAPDLLKGNQMVASVFEVLDRRTEILGDVGEDVTKIEGMIELKNVDFSYPSRPDVLIFKDFNLRVSPGRSMALVGQSGSGKSSVLALTLRFYDPTSGKVMIDGKDVKKIRLKSLRKHIGLVQQEPALFATSIYENIVYGKEGAPESEVIEAAKFANAHSFISALPEGYSTKVGERGVQLSGGQKQRVAIARAVLKNPSILLLDEATSALDVESERVVQAALDRLMKNRTTVMVAHRLSTIKNADQISVIQDGKIIEQGTHSSLLENKDGPYYKLINLQRHQQQQQ; encoded by the exons ATGAGTAATGAGCAGCAAGGTTCATTTTCCGGCAATGAGGATTCCAAAGAAGAGATGAAGAACGAGGaccaagaaaggaagaaacccCGGAAAATTCCGCTGATCAAACTGTTTAAGTTTGCCGATGCTTACGACTATTTTTTGATGTTCGTGGGAGCAATTGGTGCTTGTGTACATGGGGCTTCGGTGCccgttttctttattttctttggaaaaaTGATAGATATCATTGGTTTGGCTTATCTTTTTCCTGCTGAAGCATCTCATAAAGTTGGCAAG TATTCCTTGGATTTTGTATACCTTAGTGTGGTTATACTATTTTCATCATGGACAG AGGTGGCTTGTTGGATGCATACTGGAGAAAGACAAGCAGCAAAAATGAGAATGGCATATTTAAGGGCTATGCTGAATCAAGACATTAGTCTTTTTGACACTGAAGCTTCAACTGGTGAAGTTATTTCAGCAATTACTAGTGACATTATTGTTGTTCAAGATGCTATTTCTGAGAAG GTAGGAAACTTCATGCATTATATAAGCCGTTTCTTCGCGGGATTTGCAATTGGGTTCATCAGGGTATGGCAGATCAGTCTTGTGACACTCTCCATTGTTCCATTGATTGCTCTTGCTGGAGGTGTCTATGCCTATGTGGCAACTGGGCTTATTGCCAGGGTGCGCAAATCCTACGTTAAAGCTGGTGAAATCGCCGAGGAG GTGATTGCAAATGTGAGGACTGTTCAAGCGTTTGCAGGAGAAGATAAAGCAGTGAAATCTTATAGAGGAGCACTGTTGAACACTTACACTTATGGACGGAAAGCTGGACTAGCCAAGGGCTTGGGACTGGGCACTTTGCACTGTGTGCTTTTCCTGTCATGGTCGTTGTTAGTTTGGTTCACTAGCATTGTAGTTCACAAGAATATTGCTAATGGAGGAGACTCTTTCACCACTATGCTCAATGTGGTTATTGCTGGCCT GTCACTGGGGCAAGCAGCACCAGATATTACAGCATTTATCCGGGCTAAGTCAGCTGCATATCCCATTTTTGAGATGATTGAAAGAAACACTGTCACCAATACCAGCTCCAAGAATGGAAGGAAACTGGACAAAGTAGATGGACACATCCAATTCAAGGATGTGTCTTTTAGTTATCCATCTCGTCCAGATGTTCTGATCTTTGACAAGCTCTGTCTCGATATTCCTTCTGGAAAGATTGTAGCACTTGTTGGAGGCAGTGGATCAGGGAAGAGCACAGTTGTATCATTAATTGAACGCTTCTATGATCCCCTCTCTGGACAAATACTATTAGATGGATCCGATATCAAGGATCTAGATCTGAAGTGGCTTAGGAAGCAAATTGGGTTGGTAAATCAAGAGCCTGCCCTCTTTGCTACAACAATCAGGGAAAACATTCTCTATGGCAAAGGTGATGCTACCCTTGAGGAAATAACGCGTGCTGTAAAACTTTCAGAGGCAATGACCTTCATCAATAACCTTCCTGATAGACTTGAAACTCAG GTAGGTGAGAGAGGAGTACAATTATCTGGTGGGCAGAAACAAAGGATTGCAATTTCACGTGCAATAGTGAAGAACCCTTCAGTACTTTTATTGGATGAAGCTACTAGCGCACTTGATGCCGAATCAGAGAAGAGTGTGCAGGAGGCTCTTGACCGTGTGATGGTCGGACGAACAACTGTGGTAGTGGCTCATCGTCTTTCTACCATAAGAAATGCTGATATTATAGCTGTTGTTCAAAATAGCAGAATAGTAGAAACTGGAAGCCATGAAGAGCTTATTTCAAAACCAAATGGGGCATATGCATCTCTTGTTCAACTCCAGGAAGCATCTTCCTTGCTTCGCCTACCTTCACATGGAGCTCACCTGGGGCGACCTCTGAG CATTAGGTACTCACGTGAAGGTAGCATTAGGTATTCACGCGAATTATCCCGCACAACAACAAGAAGTCTTGGGGCAAGTTTTCGTTCTGATAAATCTATAAGCTGCATCGGTGCTGATGTACCAGATATTGTTGAATCACGTCATATTTCTTCAGGAAGACTATATTCCATGGTTAAACCTGACTGGATTTATGGATTTGTTGGCACTGTTTGTGCATTTATTTGCGGGGCTCAGATGCCTCTTTTTGCCCTTGGAGTAACTCAGGCTCTTGTATCTTACTATATGGATTGGGACACAACACGCCATGAAGTTAAGAAGATTGCTTTCCTCTTCTGTGGCGGTGCTGTAATAACTGTCATTTTTCATTCCATTACACATCTTTGTTTTGGAATCATGGGAGAGCGTTTGACTCTAAGAGTGCGAGAAAAAATGTTCTCTG CTATTTTGAGAAATGAGATTGGATGGTTTGATGACATGGACAATACAAGTTCTATGCTAGCTTCACGGTTGGAGAGTGATGCAACTTTGCTACGAACTGTGGTGGTTGATCGCTCCACAATTCTCTTACAGAATGTAGGTTTGGCTGTCACGGCATTCATCATTGCTTTCATCTTGAACTGGAGGCTTACTCTTGTCGTCATGGCAACATATCCATTGATTGTTAGCGGCCACATCAGCGAG AAACTATTTATGAAAGGCTATGGTGGTGATTTGAACAAAGCCTACCTCAAAGCCAACATGCTTGCAGGCGAGGCAGTTAGCAACATCCGAACTGTTGCAGCATTCTGCTCTGAGGAGAAGGTGATTGATCTTTATGGTCATGAGTTGGTTGAACCTTCAAGGCGTTCATTTAGGCGTGGTCAGATTGCTGGGATTCTTTATGGAGTCTCTCAGTTTTTCATCTTTTCCTCCTATGCCCTTGCTTTATG GTATGGTTCTGAATTGATGGGCAAGGGACTTGCAAGCTTTAAATCAGTAATGAAGTCATTTATGGTTTTGATTGTCACGGCCTTGGCCATGGGTGAGATTCTTGCTATGGCACCAGACCTACTTAAGGGAAATCAAATGGTGGCATCAGTATTTGAAGTTCTAGATCGGAGGACTGAGATTTTAGGTGATGTTGGAGAAGATGTAACAAAGATAGAGGGTATGATTGAGCTAAAGAATGTCGATTTTAGTTATCCTTCAAGGCCAGATGTGttaattttcaaggatttcaaTCTGAGAGTATCCCCAGGCAGAAGTATGGCCTTAGTTGGGCAAAGTGGTTCTGGTAAAAGCTCTGTTCTTGCGCTCACACTGCGATTTTATGATCCTACATCTGGGAaagtgatgattgatg GCAAAGATGTCAAGAAAATAAGATTAAAGTCTCTTAGAAAGCACATTGGCCTGGTCCAACAAGAACCTGCTCTCTTTGCTACATCTATATATGAAAACATTGTATATGGTAAAGAGGGAGCCCCAGAAAGTGAAGTGATTGAAGCAGCAAAATTTGCCAATGCACATAGCTTTATCAGCGCACTTCCTGAAGGCTACTCAACCAAGGTTGGAGAGAGAGGGGTTCAGCTATCTGGAGGCCAGAAGCAAAGAGTGGCAATTGCTCGAGCTGTTCTGAAAAACCCTTCAATCCTTCTGTTGGATGAAGCCACCAGTGCCCTCGATGTCGAGTCAGAGAGGGTGGTACAAGCAGCTTTAGACAGGTTGATGAAGAATAGGACCACAGTAATGGTTGCTCATCGACTATCGACAATCAAGAATGCAGATCAAATCTCTGTTATACAAGATGGGAAAATAATAGAGCAAGGGACTCATTCTTCCCTCCTAGAGAACAAGGATGGACCATATTACAAGTTAATTAACTTACAGCGACACCAGCAGCAACAGCAATAG
- the LOC113703835 gene encoding transcription factor MYB8-like: MVRSPCCETNHGLKRGPWTDEEDDKLINYVQNYGHGTWKSLPKKAGLNRCGKSCRLRWNNYLRPDIKRGMFSDQEDRLIVELHSILGNKWSKIAAHLPGRTDNEIKNHWNTKLRRKLLQLGIDPQSHKPVVPDINQFVDFSRFLSAFNPASNLMNVWTNVLLSQVDATQLAKFQLLQKLLKPVNPGPAQNNLVSSTRFINADGAQVNTDFILPTLQSSNFDPTFPDNNYGLSNAVTFSAQNDKTNSLSSTTSTSSQTNNYLPSVVEATIAHVSSSVDQVNPPQDPLMTSSIIDTFDSWEELMDNEPFWEDILA, from the exons ATGGTTAGATCTCCATGCTGCGAAACCAATCATGGCTTGAAAAGAGGGCCATGGACAGATGAAGAAGATGACAAATTGATCAATTACGTGCAAAACTACGGCCATGGAACCTGGAAAAGTTTACCTAAGAAAGCTGGACTGAACAGGTGTGGAAAGAGCTGCAGATTGAGGTGGAATAATTACCTCAGGCCTGATATTAAGAGAGGAATGTTTTCGGACCAAGAAGATCGCCTCATTGTTGAACTCCATTCCATTCTTGGAAATAA GTGGTCGAAAATAGCTGCACATCTTCCGGGGAGGACTGATAATGAAATCAAGAATCATTGGAATACAAAGCTGAGGAGAAAGCTTCTCCAGCTTGGGATTGATCCACAAAGTCACAAGCCAGTAGTGCCTGATATTAACCAATTTGTTGATTTTTCTCGGTTCTTATCAGCATTTAATCCTGCTAGCAATTTGATGAATGTCTGGACAAATGTTCTACTGTCACAAGTTGATGCAACTCAACTGGCGAAATTCCAACTACTGCAAAAGCTACTGAAGCCAGTTAATCCAGGTCCAGCACAAAATAATCTTGTTTCATCAACCAGATTCATCAATGCAGATGGTGCTCAAGTTAATACAGACTTTATCCTACCAACCCTGCAATCTTCGAATTTTGACCCCACTTTTCCAGATAATAATTATGGACTTTCAAATGCAGTAACTTTCTCTGCTcaaaatgataaaacaaatagcTTGAGCAGTACAACTTCCACCAGCAGTCAAACGAATAACTATCTTCCTTCAGTTGTTGAAGCAACGATAGCTCATGTATCTTCTTCTGTTGACCAAGTTAATCCACCTCAAGATCCATTAATGACTTCGTCCATCATTGATACATTTGATTCTTGGGAAGAACTCATGGATAATGAACCATTTTGGGAAGATATTCTGGCCTAA
- the LOC113703173 gene encoding pentatricopeptide repeat-containing protein At5g15300-like, protein MIRKATANKSCKRHQRSNLWRNCTNFRTLKQIHALMVVNGFNSNSHALRELIYASAIALPSAIHYAHQLFAEISEPDIFMWNTLLRGSAQSSKPSVTMPLYAQMERHYVRPDCYTFQFVLKACTRLSWLNSGKVVHGKIVKHGFEWNKFTRNTLIYFHANCGEIRIARALFDDMAKRDVVAWSAMTAGYARRGELSMARRLFDEMPEKDLVSWNVMITGYVKQGGMESARELFDMVPKRDVVTWNAMISGYVLRAEYQQAFELQREMRSAGEYPDEVTMLSLLSACAESGALDVGEKLHSSILDMDEGEMSIMLGNALIDMYAKCGSIEKAFQVFHGMKEKDVTSWNSILGGLAFHGDPEECINLFEKMRRTKFAPNEITFTGVLVACSHAGKVDAGRRYFNLMKNQYKILPNIRHLGCMVDMFGRAGLLEEAFEFIDTMEIKPNGIIWRTLLGACKIHGNVQLGRRANEALLKLDHDESGDYVLLSHIYALKGEWDGAEKVRKLMDDSGVKKEVGCSLIESENRAFLQFVLDSKRQIESRNRTIVDVKAKNVESVT, encoded by the coding sequence ATGATCAGAAAAGCCACAGCAAACAAGAGCTGCAAACGCCACCAACGCTCAAATCTATGGCGAAATTGCACGAACTTCCGAACCCTGAAGCAAATCCACGCCTTGATGGTAGTCAATGGCTTTAACTCGAACTCCCATGCTCTCAGAGAACTCATCTACGCCTCTGCAATTGCGTTGCCATCCGCCATCCATTATGCCCACCAACTTTTCGCTGAAATCTCCGAACCAGATATCTTCATGTGGAACACCTTGCTTCGAGGCTCTGCTCAGAGTTCCAAGCCATCCGTTACTATGCCGCTCTATGCCCAGATGGAAAGACATTACGTAAGGCCTGATTGTTATACGTTTCAATTTGTGCTCAAGGCATGTACTAGGCTTTCTTGGCTAAATTCTGGGAAGGTTGTGCATGGGAAAATTGTGAAACATGGGTTTGAATGGAATAAGTTTACAAGGAATACCCTTATATATTTTCATGCGAATTGTGGGGAGATAAGGATTGCCAGGGCACTTTTTGACGATATGGCGAAGAGGGATGTTGTTGCCTGGTCTGCTATGACTGCTGGATATGCAAGGAGAGGGGAGTTGAGCATGGCAAGGAGGCTTTTTGATGAGATGCCAGAAAAAGATTTGGTTTCTTGGAATGTGATGATCACGGGGTACGTTAAGCAAGGAGGGATGGAGAGTGCGAGGGAGTTGTTTGATATGGTGCCAAAGAGGGATGTTGTTACTTGGAATGCAATGATTTCTGGATATGTTCTTCGCGCTGAGTATCAGCAGGCCTTTGAGCTTCAGCGCGAGATGAGGAGTGCTGGAGAGTACCCAGATGAGGTTACCATGTTGAGCCTCCTATCTGCTTGTGCTGAATCGGGAGCTTTGGATGTGGGAGAGAAGCTGCATTCGTCTATTTTGGATATGGATGAGGGGGAGATGAGCATTATGCTTGGCAATGCGCTCATCGATATGTACGCTAAGTGTGGAAGCATCGAGAAGGCTTTTCAAGTATTCCATGGCATGAAAGAGAAAGATGTCACATCATGGAATTCCATTCTAGGTGGCTTAGCTTTCCATGGTGATCCAGAGGAATGCATTAatctttttgaaaaaatgagaaGAACAAAGTTTGCACCCAATGAGATTACATTTACCGGGGTACTGGTAGCTTGTAGTCATGCTGGAAAAGTTGATGCAGGGCGCAGATACTTCAATCTAATGAAAAATCAGTATAAGATTTTGCCAAACATACGGCATCTTGGTTGTATGGTGGACATGTTTGGGCGTGCTGGTCTATTGGAGGAAGCTTTTGAGTTCATAGACACCATGGAGATTAAGCCAAATGGTATCATTTGGAGGACTCTGCTTGGAGCTTGTAAAATTCATGGTAATGTTCAGCTGGGGAGGCGGGCAAATGAGGCACTGCTCAAATTGGATCATGATGAGAGCGGTGACTATGTGCTGCTGTCACACATATATGCATTGAAAGGTGAGTGGGATGGTGCGGAAAAGGTGAGGAAGTTGATGGATGACAGTGGAGTGAAGAAAGAGGTTGGTTGTAGCCTAATTGAGTCAGAGAACCGAGCTTTCCTCCAATTTGTACTTGATTCGAAACGTCAAATAGAATCCAGAAATAGAACAATAGTAGATGTCAAAGCCAAGAATGTCGAATCTGTTACTTAA